The following proteins come from a genomic window of Chiroxiphia lanceolata isolate bChiLan1 chromosome 16, bChiLan1.pri, whole genome shotgun sequence:
- the LOC116794710 gene encoding ATP-sensitive inward rectifier potassium channel 12 produces the protein MTTGRVNPYSIVSSEEDGLRLTTMPGINGFGNGKIHTRRKCRNRFVKKNGQCNVEFTNMDDKPQRYIADMFTTCVDIRWRYMLLLFSLAFLVSWLLFGLIFWLIALIHGDLENPGGDDTFKPCVLQVNGFVAAFLFSIETQTTIGYGFRCVTEECPLAVFMVVVQSIVGCIIDSFMIGAIMAKMARPKKRAQTLLFSHNAVVAMRDGKLCLMWRVGNLRKSHIVEAHVRAQLIKPRITEEGEYIPLDQIDIDVGFDKGLDRIFLVSPITILHEINEDSPLFGISRQDLETDDFEIVVILEGMVEATAMTTQARSSYLASEILWGHRFEPVLFEEKNQYKVDYSHFHKTYEVPSTPRCSAKDLVENKFLLPSTNSFCYENELAFMSRDEEEEDDDSRGLEDISPDNRHEFDRLQATIALDQRSYRRESEI, from the coding sequence ATGACCACAGGCAGAGTCAACCCTTACAGCATCGTGTCCTCCGAGGAAGACGGGCTGAGGTTGACCACCATGCCAGGTATCAACGGCTTTGGCAACGGGAAAATCCACACCAGGAGGAAATGCAGAAACAGGTTTGTAAAGAAGAACGGTCAGTGCAACGTGGAGTTCACCAACATGGATGACAAGCCACAGAGGTACATTGCAGACATGTTCACCACGTGCGTTGACATCCGCTGGAGGTATATGCTCTTGCTCTTTTCCTTGGCGTTTCTGGTGTCCTGGTTATTGTTTGGGCTGATTTTCTGGTTAATTGCACTCATTCATGGAGACCTAGAAAACCCGGGTGGAGATGATACCTTCAAGCCTTGTGTTCTGCAGGTCAATGGCTTTGtggctgcttttctgttctccatTGAGACCCAAACGACTATTGGTTACGGCTTCCGCTGCGTGACGGAGGAGTGTCCGCTCGCGGTCTTCATGGTGGTGGTTCAGTCCATCGTGGGGTGTATAATTGACTCTTTCATGATTGGTGCAATAATGGCAAAAATGGCCAGGCCCAAAAAAAGAGCCCAGACATTACTTTTCAGCCATAATGCAGTAGTGGCAATGAGAGATGGAAAACTCTGCCTGATGTGGAGAGTTGGGAACCTCCGTAAAAGCCACATAGTAGAAGCCCACGTACGAGCTCAGCTAATTAAGCCCAGGATCACAGAGGAAGGGGAATACATACCCCTCGACCAAATAGACATCGATGTGGGGTTTGATAAAGGTTTGGACCGTATTTTCTTGGTGTCCCCCATCACCATTCTCCACGAGATCAACGAAGACAGCCCCTTGTTTGGGATCAGCCGCCAGGACTTGGAGACAGATGACTTTGAGATCGTCGTCATCCTGGAAGGCATGGTAGAAGCCACAGCCATGACGACGCAAGCTCGGAGCTCCTACCTGGCCAGTGAGATCCTCTGGGGCCACCGCTTCGAGCCCGTCTTGTTTGAGGAGAAAAACCAGTACAAAGTAGACTATTCCCACTTCCACAAAACCTACGAGGTCCCGTCCACGCCACGTTGCAGCGCCAAGGACTTGGTGGAGAACAAattcctgctgcccagcaccaACTCCTTCTGCTACGAGAACGAGCTGGCCTTCATGAGCCGCGACGAGGAAGAGGAAGACGATGACAGTCGGGGTTTGGAGGACATCAGCCCGGACAACAGGCACGAGTTCGACAGGCTTCAAGCCACAATAGCGTTGGATCAACGGTCGTACAGGAGGGAGTCGGAAATATGA